From a region of the Podarcis muralis chromosome 16, rPodMur119.hap1.1, whole genome shotgun sequence genome:
- the CREB3L4 gene encoding cyclic AMP-responsive element-binding protein 3-like protein 4, which yields MLPCLRQAGCKSAGRLQAAGDTERYLKQAMEPSTPTLPDVLLFEGQEGLVPNSTFSATTSKPSFPLQDHAYGRASENVYEAWAGGEVLGRPSNSDTEDLLQFLINPNDIYESRSPVASPESDSGISDDPHADPPVQSELGPSDVSATVIYEVICDMGMVEEVTGPDPGFSNPLENWTPPAILPEACVMSEVSLGLLENVTRSNVEDIPLPQDPFGPLQLQGLYLTEEEKRLLSEEGVLLCSDLPLTKAEERILKKVRRKIRNKQSAQDSRRRKKEYIDGLESRVAACSVQNQELRKKVQELETHNMSLLGQLQKLQGLIKQTSTKAAQTSTCLVIIIFSLGLLILPSCSSFLGGTQVSRDDYKPSGVISRHILTKGSLSGPDESPTTRSPESSRVQMEEPQEDPGVSDGDPAATNNPDTARETVIANTSDPGSPSDVKETNSRRPKPEKDPTKQMHADEM from the exons GCCATGGAACCCAGCACCCCTACTCTCCCAGATGTCCTCCTCTTCGAGGGGCAGGAAGGATTGGTGCCCAACAGCACCTTCTCTGCAACAACGTCCAAACCCAGCTTCCCGCTTCAAGATCACGCCTATGGGCGAGCGTCAGAAAATGTTTACGAGGCCTGGGCAGGCGGCGAAGTGCTG GGTCGTCCGAGTAACAGCGACACAGAAGATCTCTTGCAATTCCTGATTAACCCAAATGACATCTACGAATCGAGGAGCCCCGTCGCCTCGCCAGAGAGTGACAGCGGGATCTCAGACGATCCCCACGCGGACCCCCCCGTGCAGAGTGAGCTTGGGCCCTCAGACGTATCGGCCACCGTCATCTATGAGGTTATTTGTGACATGGGTATGGTGGAGGAGGTGACCGGGCCTGATCCTGGCTTCTCCAACCCCTTAG AGAACTGGACACCTCCAGCAATACTCCCTGAGGCTTGTGTTATGAGCGAAGTGTCACTCGGGCTCTTGGAAAATGTGACCAGATCCAATGTGGAAGACATTCCTCTGCCCCAG GATCCTTTTGGGCCACTGCAGCTCCAGGGCCTCTACTTGACGGAGGAGGAAAAGCGGCTCCTGAGCGAGGAAGGGGTCTTGCTGTGCTCTGACCTCCCCCTCACCAAG GCTGAGGAACGGATCCTGAAGAAGGTGCGGAGGAAAATCCGGAACAAGCAGTCAGCGCAGGACAGCCGACGTCGCAAGAAAGAATATATTGATGGCCTGGAGAGCCG GGTGGCAGCTTGCTCTGTGCAGAACCAGGAACTGAGGAAGAAAGTGCAGGAACTAGAGACCCACAACAT GTCCCTGCTGGGTCAGCTTCAGAAGCTACAAGGACTCATTAAACAGACCTCCACAAAGGCAGCCCAGACCAGCACTTGCCTCGtg ATCATCATCTTCTCCCTTGGGCTTCTCATCCTGCCCAGCTGCAGCTCCTTCCTTGGGGGGACCCAGGTTAGCCGGGATGACTACAAGCCGTCTGGAG TGATTTCCCGACACATCTTGACCAAGGGCAGCCTTTCTGGTCCGGACGAGTCTCCCACCACCCGCAGCCCAGAATCGTCGCGTGTTCAAATGGAAGAACCCCAAGAGGACCCCGGCGTCAGCGACGGGGATCCAGCTGCCACTAATAACCCTGACACCGCCAGGGAGACTGTGATCGCCAACACATCTGATCCAGGGTCACCGAGTGACGTCAAGGAAACTAATTCCAGGAGGCCCAAGCCAGAGAAAGACCCTACAAAGCAAATGCACGCAGACGAGATGTAG